One Paenibacillus riograndensis SBR5 DNA segment encodes these proteins:
- a CDS encoding DUF1906 domain-containing protein, protein MAKGFDCAAPLTKTLAKKFREGGYEFACRYLVPSGWKRLTKSEAAAISAGGLQIVSVFETAANRALGGRAAGLTDGAAAAQTALAVGQPAGSRIYFAVDFDASAKQMDTIIQYLKAAGEAAGNFRTGVYGSAAVVEAAMAAKACTGFWQTYAWSKGRKAEGIHIYQYDNGPKGLGQPIYGVNVDLNQSSGDVGWWNTLATIQQPDGWAGEVNDYMLNKEDANKIIAFIQAAYMAAGSAESRTEFHRLADELRKASGQPVDMEK, encoded by the coding sequence ATGGCCAAGGGATTTGATTGCGCGGCACCGCTGACGAAGACATTAGCGAAGAAGTTCCGGGAAGGCGGATATGAATTCGCCTGCCGTTACCTCGTGCCGTCGGGCTGGAAAAGACTTACCAAGTCAGAGGCCGCGGCCATCAGCGCAGGCGGACTGCAAATAGTCTCTGTGTTTGAAACGGCCGCTAACCGTGCGCTGGGAGGCCGCGCTGCGGGTCTGACTGACGGGGCGGCCGCTGCTCAAACGGCGCTGGCTGTAGGACAGCCTGCAGGAAGCCGGATCTACTTTGCCGTAGATTTCGATGCTTCAGCGAAGCAGATGGACACGATCATTCAGTATCTTAAGGCAGCAGGTGAAGCCGCCGGGAATTTTCGGACTGGTGTTTACGGCAGCGCGGCAGTTGTTGAGGCAGCGATGGCGGCCAAAGCCTGCACAGGGTTCTGGCAGACCTATGCCTGGAGCAAGGGCCGGAAGGCGGAGGGGATTCACATCTATCAGTACGACAATGGCCCCAAAGGGCTGGGGCAGCCGATTTATGGTGTGAATGTGGATTTGAATCAGTCCAGCGGCGATGTGGGGTGGTGGAACACGCTGGCTACGATTCAACAGCCGGACGGCTGGGCCGGGGAGGTGAATGATTACATGCTGAATAAGGAGGATGCCAACAAGATCATTGCCTTCATTCAAGCCGCCTACATGGCTGCAGGCAGTGCGGAGTCCAGAACAGAATTCCACCGCCTGGCAGATGAACTGCGCAAAGCATCGGGACAGCCAGTGGACATGGAAAAGTAG